TAAACACTTTGATTTCCTATGAACATGTGATTTTATTATATGCATGTTGACCTTTCCTCTCTGTTTAGCTGCTGTGAGTTTGCGGAAGTGTTGGCAGTGAGTTTGGGTTGCTAGATGTTGTGGTTACAAGTGTTTTTGGAGACTGCTAATTTATAGATCAAGCTGCGGGATTTTGGGATAATCCAAGTTTGACAGTTGAAACTccgttcggccgctgaacttgcatTTTTCAGCTACTTCGCAGATGTGCTGCCTAACTTGAAATTTCGAATTTGGACTATGGATTTTAGATCGTTGAAAGTCCCTTGTCCAATCTTTTTGAGCACTTCTTCTATGTATTTTAAGCTTTCTGTTTATAAGTTTCTTGGGCTATGCTTTAGaaatataaaagtttatatttaatttctcatttgAATCCGTCTATGTAGGATCAGACTTAAGAGATCATTAAAGTCGTAGTAAAATAACTGCATTTCAGTACAAAGTATGTATATAAAAGTCGAGTAGAATTAAACTaaattgaaggaaaaatatattaatctcTAAAATAATATAGGGAAAAGTACACTTTAGTTATCTATATTTTCGCGCTTTTGCACTTTAGTGATTAAAGTAACTAGTGATTAAAGTAACTTTTATTGCATTTCACGGTCTAAACTTTTGTAATGTTAGCAATTTGAGAATTTAGTAGCCGATGGTATTAGACATATTGATGTGGCATGTTGACATCATCATCATGTCTTACGTGACATGCTGATGTCATTATTATATTTGATGTGGAATATTGACATCATCACTATGTCATCAACTTTTCTCTTTGTGATGTAAtgcaaaaatttaaaagtgtaaaattataaataaaataaaattttaatccttaagggtaaaagtatgtaatTTTCAAAATgcatgaaaaaaaataagaaaataaggaAGAGAGTGAGAGAAGGAGAGTAGAGAAAATAGTGAGATAGAGAGGGAAAATAGGGAAAGGGCAAAaaattctctctcttttctcttgTATTTATCTCTCTCACTTTacttttttatctaattttttttttctaactatTCTTACaatatttctataaaattatCTTCTCTTaacatttatttataatagtaaacgaggaattttgataaaaaatataaagtaagATAGAGAGGTACAAAAGAAGAGAGAGATATTTTCTCTTTTGCAATTCTCTCTTTCTCCCTCTCTGTCTCACCatatctctctcttctctccctttttttctctctcactttcttctctattttatttttttcatacatTTTAAAAGTTACACATTTTTATCACtaagaattgaaattttattttatttataatttaaaaacttatacttttaaatttttacacaaATTATAAAGGGAGAGATTGATAATGTGGTGATAATGTCAGCATTCCATATCAGCATGCCACGTTGGACGTAGCGATAATATCGGCCTGCCATCCTCAAATTGCTAACATGGCGAAAATTCAGACTTTGAAATGCAACAAAGTCATTTAAAAGCTaacatttcaattaatttacaaCATAATTTAAATccatatttacataaaaaaatcatatttaatctttttatatattttattactatttttatttgatataacATAATAGtagttcaaaataaattatgagttgGCATTTGCAAATAAAATcacatgataaaaataaaatcacatgACAATAATTTGGTCAAATGATACTCATTCCATCCCACTGATAGAAAAAGAGACTCACACACAGTATGTCTTAGCTCTCCGTCAAAGACTCACGGTCTCAACTACAAAGCAAAACTCCATGAAAAATTACCATTATAAAATGCAATCTAGCAAATCTCAACTATATTTATAATCGTAGGATCTCTTCATCTACTAGCCAGTACTAGTCAGATTTTCAGGAgatttaataacaaattatatcttttataataataaagctTATGAATACATAAAACAAGATACATATTCTTATATAACTACTCttgaattcaaaatattttattacactCATTTTTTTCCTTACTTTACTAACTTGAGTATCATGTGGCTGTCATATACGCCAATTACCTCGCTTTATTTTTCTTACAGATTGACCAATAACAATACAATTTCGTTTCAATCacatcattatttttattacatatattattgtaatagttatatagtttttaatgatgttttaaaattttttaaaggatATTATGggattaaaatttgatttttagttaatgaaaaaataaaaaaatataaattatttataattttaattgaatgtaaatcatattttaatctattgtttaataaattttaatttttaaatttttaaataatactttatttgttttatgaattttataaaactattttattcatttataataatataattaatatagtttatttataaatttaattattaaaatataatattaaacttattttttcaATGGAGTTAAATGATTATCATTATATTTGTTACtctctttaatatattttttttggaaCATAGACTTTTTATTGGAACAAAGACTATCATGTTATGCGCTTTATCCTAAAGATTTTGgacttttttatataatttttaaaaatttaaggatCTAAATGGATCATTTTAGGGatataaattttgattaatttctcAAGGGTTTAAAGAggtatttttccttttataaatgttagataaaatatatttaaataaatatctaaaattctgaaattatatcttaaatattttcaattttcataaaaaaaaaattatttctctaATTTCAAATTGtaagtttatatttttatgactGTAACATCagaattttttaaactttaaatgtcataaaataaaaaattaaattaaaaataattgaattttttcattttaaatgatagaattattaaaaaagaaagcgATTAAATTGAATTCTTGTAAAATTTTTCATTCCAAATAGGGGGTAAGTGAATTGAGAGCGATCTTGCTGTGATATTTCAACTTATGTAGAGTATGGGTTGAAACCGGAATTGCATAGAGTTCTGgcagaggaggaggagattGGAAACGAGTGGAAAAGAATTTTTTGCTTAAAGAGGGTGATCACAgtacccatttttccatgctCAGGCATCAGTGAGACtgacaaataaatttttatctttatattatactaatttttttttctataaatttaacAGAGATTGGAATTACAATGCTATCatattttgagtattttttaatttgagtaGTAATCCATAAGGAAGAGGATTTACACCATTATTTTTCATGTTATGAGATCAGAGAGTAGAGTTTACCATATGAGTGTAAACTTAGAATAAAGAAAAATGTTtctatcattttattattttctttttatctgtTAGTGACGTCAAACGGCCTTTTCGTCACTCGGTTCCGTACATATGGACGTATCTGAGCTTCTCTCTATGCCAtacgaccatttaattctctcgaTACGCATGTGGACCATGTGGACTGTGAAGTGATTGGACCTGCTGTTCTTTCTCACGTCATATTACCGAGTTGAATTACCTCTTACTGGACCTGAACTTGCGATCGACCGGTCTTGCCCCGTGTGTTTAAATCAAGACTTGAAATGCTGGATATGTCAGCTAATGGGAATTTATGAATTTTGGGTCAGCATTGTTTTATTGAGTGTGGCCTTATTCAGAATAAATGAGATCCAGCGATCATCGATTtcaaaaggaaataaaaaaataattttaaaaggaaCAATTTCTCACTCTCAAAAAGAGTTGGAGCAAGATGAAAAATAGTTATGTATCTCTATAAGACCAAAAAAAAATGAATGCTTCTGTTTGTAgtttttttaatctattattttttattatatatttttgaaaattgataGATCAATTAACGAGTTTTACTTTATTACattgactaaataataaatttttttataaaaaatttaaaatactgttaatataaaaaaaaataattaataaatatttttacataattGAAAGataaactaatgaatttttaatattataaggaataaataataaaatatttaaaaattaaaattaataaaataattaattaattaatttattaaaattttaaataatatttaattttttttaaaatcaatgagttaattaataaaattttcaccctataagaattaaatagtaaatttttcttacaataataaaataaaaatatattttataaattaattgaatgaatatatattaaaaaataaattttattgatgaaaataaaattttaaaatcattaataaaaatttaataaaaattataaaaaagtataatgatttgataaaatttataacaAGAAAATTCATATTTGTAGTTTCGGtttttgatttttcaattttaaaaatattttttaataagtaataaaaataaaaacaaaacactGAACatgttttcaaattttttatcaaataaaaaaagtagAAAATCACAATAAAAATGAACACattcttaatttatataatttagtataattacttatttaatcttcttattttaaatatatatcaattaatttatattttttaaatcgtTAATTATTTAGCCTCTTTTATAATTGCATAGTTAATAAGTAGGGATTGAGTAATTATAATTGTAATATTACAAAGGATTAAATAGATAATTGTGTTGTGAAATTGCAGATAAGAGTGATAAGAGCATCTTAGCCATTTCAAAACTAATAACAATGACGCAAATAAACATAAGGATAAAATAGTTAAGAGTTTCAAAGACAAGGATTAGTTGATATATTTTCAAGTTATGGGATTAAATAATGATttggactaaataataatttttattttaaaaaacccACGTACTCAACCGTTGGTAACCGTCGATAACTGGTCCCAAATCGTTCCAATCAATTTCAAAAGATTCTGTGCACATGCAAGTTTCAGGTTCTCTCTCTCACGATCCATCATGGCAATTCGTTATCTCATTCGCATCTTGGGttttttttccctcttcttCCCCGCATTTGAATCTTCAACCTCAGGTACTCATGGAAATCTTTCCTCTCTGATTATCACTTGTTTGAAAAATTCGTGAAAAAATCCTGTAATCTCTGGCAGATAAAGCAAAAGTTCCAAATTTCGCTTTCAGTTGGTTAAATGACAACAACACATTCCAAGCTGGGGATACTGCAGCCATAAAGATCATAGTACTGGGAGAGTTTGACAGTAAAGGAAATGCTTCACTTGATAAGAATGCTTTCAATCCTACACTCACAGTGAATGGGAAGAAAGGAAATAGTTCTTTCGTTTCTGGGGTTTTCCTGGATACTGCAGGGGATACCAGTACCTGGAGAATTACTTTTGCTCCAATCAGAGTTGGGGTCTTTAACGTCTTCATCAATGATGATCCTTTCAAAGTATTTGATTCATCTCTCCATTACGAAGCTCTGCCAGGTCCTAATATGCAATCTTTAGCATTTAACTTCTATTTTCGCTTATTTAGATATGTAAGTTAGAACTTGTTTGAGGAAAAATGTTTTCCCTAGCAATCAATTTGAGCCTGCAATCTATGACAGAAGGATTTTGTTTTGTCTTCCATTTTTATTTTGGCTTTGTGCTCTATCTGGGTTTTACTAGTTGTTTTGGATTAAGGGAAGTTAAATTGTTGGTGAAGTGCTATTGATTAATTTAACACTTGTGCTTTTGCTCATTATGATAATACTCTGCAAATCAACTCTTTGTGAAATCTTATAATCTGCTGTTATATATTGTTCAAGGGCCTGTATAATGTCAAGTACACATAAATGCATACTAACTGAGGTTGCTATTTCCGATTCAAGGGAAAATTTATCCATCTGTCTGCATAGCGTCATGGATGGGATTTTTGAATGAGTTTGAAGCTGGTGAAAGAGCTACTATTTTCATTGTTCCTAGAGATGCATTTGGGAATGATGTTTCTTCAACTGCTGAAGAATTAAATTCCTATAATTTTACAGTTAGTGTGCTTTATGCGAATGGTTCCCTTGCCAATGTTCCAAACATCACTCACGTTGGTTGGAATGAGCTTGGGATTATTAGCATTGAGTTtattgcagaaaaagctggagaCCTTTTATTGCATGTGAAAGGAGGAAAGCAAACCTTGAATGGCTCTCCACTTCCGTTGAAAGTGAATCCAGGTGATTGTGCTGTAGCTAGCCATTTGTTCATAGCTTGTATTAGAGGGATTCTTTTTGTAAATAAGAGTTATTTTTTTCATGAATTCACCAGTAAATCTTTCTCAAGGTTTTCTTTCTTGAGATATTGAAATTGATGAGGTGTATTACAAACTCACAGCACCAACTCAACATTGTCTTGAAGTCCATTCTTGTTAACATGCCACAGACTGTTGCATTATTTCTGTGAATTGGGGTGCTTTCTCACTTTGTATCATCAGTTTCTACGTGAACTTTCACTGTGAAGTTTAATTTGTACAGGGGAAGAGAAGGGGAAAAAGGGGAAAACTCATTAGTGTCATATCCAAATTGTGATGCAGATACAAAATAGCTCCCAAGCCCATGTTGAAAATGTTTCTGTTGATGCTGTTTGACATGAGCTAACATGGAATTTAAGTTTTCTCTTGTAAAAAGCATGAAGTgattccctttttctttttgactCCTTAGAACCGTCTTTTTCCAGGTCCTCTAGACATTTCCAATTGCCTGCCAAAATGGAAGTTTGAGACAAATGCTTGGCAAATATTTTCCAAAATGGAAATTTTTATACATCAACGAGATCAGTATGGGAACCTTGTTTCTGGACTATATGAATTTGATGCTGATATTGTTGAAAGAGAGACAAATCTGACTATACCAGTTGCAGATTTGCACTTTGAAGATGTGGTTCCAGGAATACAGTTATTCTCTTTCAGTCTATTAGAACCGGGAAACTTCTTGCTCACTATATCTGATTTGGAGCATAATAGAAGCATCTCCAACATGCCATTTGCTTATACTGTCTTTATAGGTGTATAACATATctgctaattattttttttggaaaGTCTAATGATGTTAGTGTTGAGCTCTTGCTTTTATCTACCCTACTCCCTCaatatttcttttccttttccctTCTAGAATGCAACAAATGTTTGGTCTACTAGTTATTGATTATGGCTGTTGCCATTGGCAGGGAGGCCAAATTAAGTTTTGATTATAGTAGGTGACAAGCAGTGCTTGATGCTATTGCCTATATATATAATGTAACTATTTCTTTCTGAAATCATCACAATATTAATTATGTTTCAATTTAACAGGTTATTGTGATGGATCAGCCAGCATTGTCAACGGATCTGGTTTAAATGATTCCATTGCTGGTGAAATTTCACAGTTTTCAGTCTATTTGTTTGACATTTTTCAATATCCTGCTTTCGTTGAACTAGGAAGCATTAAAGTGCAGATTGTAAGGGAAAATGATTCCTATTATGTGCAGCCAAGCATTGTTCCAATCATCAATGGTATCtgatattataatttctttCCTTTTGATGAACAATTTTAACAGTGGTTCACAAGGAGGCATGCATCTCTTTTACAGGAAATGGACCTGCTCAAGAACTCAGCCAGAAAGAAATTTCTCCAGCACCATCTGATGTTACAATGAACATTGTAAGTTGTACTTAATTATTTCCCTCAGTCCATTGTTGAGAAATCTGACATTCTTTCCTTcttctctttgattcagtctGCTGGACACTTTGAAGTTGCAGCCAGTGTTTTTCATGTGATTTATACTTCTGAGAAGAGTGGGATCTATGAAATATATGTATTTTGTGGAAATATTTTGCTGAGTGGTGTTCAATCATTCAGAAAGGAAGTTAAAGCAGGTTAGTCTTATATTTATGTTTTGGGTTAGCCTCACTTTTAATTTACATTTCTTCCTTTCATCTGTCACTAGTACCACGGTGAATGcataaatttaatcaaaattgtCATCGATTTATGTCAATTAGAGATTACTGAGagataatttaaaactaaatttgaTGTTTTTAGCGATAAGAATACTAAAACTAAAAAACAAATTTTTGAAACAGATTTTTCAATAACATCTTAAAATGGGGGCTTTCTTAAAAATTTAGCCCTGCAACGACAATGTCAAGCAGACACTAAAGCTTTAGAAAAttgaattgagtttttgaatgtgTAATAATAAGGTCAATTTGCACTTTAGTGGTTGTGAACAAAatgtttccttttatttttatagttaatcAAATATCCACAACTTAATGTTTTAGATTTCAAAATGCAGATAAGAAACAAACTGTTTGGACTAATGTATGATTTTTCACATTTTGTTAATTAGTATGGGAATagaataattttcaaaaaaatttggtATTCAAGCTAACTTTGCACTTGCAATACAATCCATAGTTTTCAAAAGTGGTTTGGGTTGGGTTAACTGGGAATCAAACCACTGGCATTCTGGTTTAAAAATAGGTTTCTTTCTACTAATGAAAATAGAATTCTTGCCCACTAGGGTTTTTGAACTCAAGACATAAAATTTGTGTTTTTTTCCTTTCCATCTAATCATCTTACATCCTTAGTGTAAGcttgtcaatttttttttaaatattttaaatttataatataatttttttaatctcgTATTGTTTTTTTACAAAAAGCAAAGGTGTACAATTGAACTTCAAGATGGTAAATTATTAGTTTTGTTTTCAATGTTTCATTTTGCATGTATGGTTGCTACTTGCTAGTTACTGCTTCACTGGTGTAGTTACCTTCTTTTTTTCCCCTtcttgtttgattttttttaattgtttaatcTATAATAATGGTTACCCCATATAATTGCGTGCAGTTTCTCCCTTGattttttactaaattttttCCTGCTTTTCATAGGGAAGGTTGATGTATCTCTTTCAAAAATTGTGAAATTTTCTCCCAAGGTGCCAAAGCTGATGGAAAATGAAATATGGGTGCAACTAATGGATTCATTTTCTAATCATGTCTTGTCCCAACAGTCACTGCTAAAACTAGAGATTGCTTCAGTAAATACGTCTGGTTTTTCAACAGAAATGTTTGTTGATAATAATGACGGGTCATATACTTGTCAATATATGGCTAAGGATGTTCGAACTTATGAGATGTGTGTTTCATTTGATGGCGTAAATCTCATGCCCTGCCCCTTTGGGGTCAATGTGTATGGTGGTAAGTTATAACTATGTCAATATCTTCAATGCAAACAAactatcattaatttaaatgctttatgatttgGTGGTAGATTTAGTATAGCAAGATGAACTTGATTTGTCCTCATAGCATGGTGACTTTAGGATTTTTGAACTTTGTTGAGTTTTATAGAAAACTATTTTTGTAATTCTAAGAAAAATGCCAAAGCCAAGGCTATACTTGGTAGAGCATAGTGGAATGTTGCAACTATAATACAATGGATTATTTGATTGCCTCACATTCCATTACATTTTACGATATATAACCAATATTCTTAGATTTCTAACTAGTAAAAATGGCATGATTTGATTTGTTCAAGAAACCATAAGACAATACTTTATGACTAAGGGGCCATAAAGCTTATGCTAGGTTCAGATTAAGATGGTCAACTCTTTTTAGAATATTTGTTTGATCCAACAAAATATGATATAGTACATGGCCAAATTAATTTGCATTGATTTGTGAGTGCAATAGCAACTTTGCTAAAAAGAGAAGTATTAAGATTATGGACTTATAAGAATGATATATACAACAACGTAATTATGAGGCTGTGTCTCTATGAATGAAgtagaaaagtaaaaaaaacaGGAGCAAAGGGGTTTATTACTTAAATAAAGGAGATTATCAAGACTAAGTATTATAAATAGTAttattctttttcccttttccaATTGCATGTAAGAAGATCCCCATTATGTATAGGTTATTTGGTGAGATATTTTttgtttactttttaaaaattatgaaataagtgTTTTATCATTTTGaacaaaattgataaaatttacagATATAGTTTTTTGAATGAGACAATGATGCATTTCAGCACTTTTTCCATGGCAGTGATGTATTTGTGATTATCAAAGTGGAGATACCAAAaagctttctttattttttatttttaccattTCTTAATAATGGGTTCTTTAAATACTAATTTAATTTCCATTATATggaaaatatttgatatttctaaAATAGCTACTTTCAAATTCTACAGGTGAATATTTTCCTAAGGCTTATGATGATAAAATATCTGT
This sequence is a window from Manihot esculenta cultivar AM560-2 chromosome 4, M.esculenta_v8, whole genome shotgun sequence. Protein-coding genes within it:
- the LOC110612833 gene encoding protein GAMETE EXPRESSED 2 isoform X2; translated protein: MAIRYLIRILGFFSLFFPAFESSTSDKAKVPNFAFSWLNDNNTFQAGDTAAIKIIVLGEFDSKGNASLDKNAFNPTLTVNGKKGNSSFVSGVFLDTAGDTSTWRITFAPIRVGVFNVFINDDPFKVFDSSLHYEALPGKIYPSVCIASWMGFLNEFEAGERATIFIVPRDAFGNDVSSTAEELNSYNFTVSVLYANGSLANVPNITHVGWNELGIISIEFIAEKAGDLLLHVKGGKQTLNGSPLPLKVNPGPLDISNCLPKWKFETNAWQIFSKMEIFIHQRDQYGNLVSGLYEFDADIVERETNLTIPVADLHFEDVVPGIQLFSFSLLEPGNFLLTISDLEHNRSISNMPFAYTVFIGYCDGSASIVNGSGLNDSIAGEISQFSVYLFDIFQYPAFVELGSIKVQIVRENDSYYVQPSIVPIINGNGPAQELSQKEISPAPSDVTMNISAGHFEVAASVFHVIYTSEKSGIYEIYVFCGNILLSGVQSFRKEVKAGKVDVSLSKIVKFSPKVPKLMENEIWVQLMDSFSNHVLSQQSLLKLEIASVNTSGFSTEMFVDNNDGSYTCQYMAKDVRTYEMCVSFDGVNLMPCPFGVNVYGGEYFPKAYDDKISVWEDESIAFDVLANDYFAGHNASIIEFSKDGQFFRYTPYQNYYGNDSFMYTISDVNGNLAFATVSIYVLNIPPQFISFPSQLQATEDMISPRYGGFSGFEIRSSDPMENISVTLRADFGTLFLSPLLMQFWDPFWGKFLVKREDDEAKSLTLEGCVDVMNLALQSIQYLGNVNFSGNDTVRFSANNKNGINEIAVPAFVQSINDPPFINVPKFIILKGKEDKSLIFDKARDKFEFCVGDPDLLNFPGKKSHFIVAFSVEVNDGFLITSLPAELIDTTELKLINNYQWQPLQTYVTISKHFMVKAHGIRFRGTINDCNLVMQQLSYHGGENGAVLTLKVNDMGNYGCYADCTDNISMPLHVKATVNLIRKRPMSSLAVHTLGSVVIIEFLMVLSFGVVLLFFTCKCAILLVNERSSFKFQNSKQSTLRNFQKESSSADLSEKTTDLTGGCSRYLSIYHRTSSFRQRSSRHFEIAESEQDIHSPSQSTRGHHLQGLPDFMPLAIEKGS
- the LOC110612833 gene encoding protein GAMETE EXPRESSED 2 isoform X1, giving the protein MAIRYLIRILGFFSLFFPAFESSTSDKAKVPNFAFSWLNDNNTFQAGDTAAIKIIVLGEFDSKGNASLDKNAFNPTLTVNGKKGNSSFVSGVFLDTAGDTSTWRITFAPIRVGVFNVFINDDPFKVFDSSLHYEALPGKIYPSVCIASWMGFLNEFEAGERATIFIVPRDAFGNDVSSTAEELNSYNFTVSVLYANGSLANVPNITHVGWNELGIISIEFIAEKAGDLLLHVKGGKQTLNGSPLPLKVNPGPLDISNCLPKWKFETNAWQIFSKMEIFIHQRDQYGNLVSGLYEFDADIVERETNLTIPVADLHFEDVVPGIQLFSFSLLEPGNFLLTISDLEHNRSISNMPFAYTVFIGYCDGSASIVNGSGLNDSIAGEISQFSVYLFDIFQYPAFVELGSIKVQIVRENDSYYVQPSIVPIINGNGPAQELSQKEISPAPSDVTMNISAGHFEVAASVFHVIYTSEKSGIYEIYVFCGNILLSGVQSFRKEVKAGKVDVSLSKIVKFSPKVPKLMENEIWVQLMDSFSNHVLSQQSLLKLEIASVNTSGFSTEMFVDNNDGSYTCQYMAKDVRTYEMCVSFDGVNLMPCPFGVNVYGGEYFPKAYDDKISVWEDESIAFDVLANDYFAGHNASIIEFSKPNCGSLLQDGQFFRYTPYQNYYGNDSFMYTISDVNGNLAFATVSIYVLNIPPQFISFPSQLQATEDMISPRYGGFSGFEIRSSDPMENISVTLRADFGTLFLSPLLMQFWDPFWGKFLVKREDDEAKSLTLEGCVDVMNLALQSIQYLGNVNFSGNDTVRFSANNKNGINEIAVPAFVQSINDPPFINVPKFIILKGKEDKSLIFDKARDKFEFCVGDPDLLNFPGKKSHFIVAFSVEVNDGFLITSLPAELIDTTELKLINNYQWQPLQTYVTISKHFMVKAHGIRFRGTINDCNLVMQQLSYHGGENGAVLTLKVNDMGNYGCYADCTDNISMPLHVKATVNLIRKRPMSSLAVHTLGSVVIIEFLMVLSFGVVLLFFTCKCAILLVNERSSFKFQNSKQSTLRNFQKESSSADLSEKTTDLTGGCSRYLSIYHRTSSFRQRSSRHFEIAESEQDIHSPSQSTRGHHLQGLPDFMPLAIEKGS
- the LOC110612833 gene encoding protein GAMETE EXPRESSED 2 isoform X3, whose product is MAIRYLIRILGFFSLFFPAFESSTSDKAKVPNFAFSWLNDNNTFQAGDTAAIKIIVLGEFDSKGNASLDKNAFNPTLTVNGKKGNSSFVSGVFLDTAGDTSTWRITFAPIRVGVFNVFINDDPFKVFDSSLHYEALPGKIYPSVCIASWMGFLNEFEAGERATIFIVPRDAFGNDVSSTAEELNSYNFTVSVLYANGSLANVPNITHVGWNELGIISIEFIAEKAGDLLLHVKGGKQTLNGSPLPLKVNPGPLDISNCLPKWKFETNAWQIFSKMEIFIHQRDQYGNLVSGLYEFDADIVERETNLTIPVADLHFEDVVPGIQLFSFSLLEPGNFLLTISDLEHNRSISNMPFAYTVFIGYCDGSASIVNGSGLNDSIAGEISQFSVYLFDIFQYPAFVELGSIKVQIVRENDSYYVQPSIVPIINGNGPAQELSQKEISPAPSDVTMNISAGHFEVAASVFHVIYTSEKSGIYEIYVFCGNILLSGVQSFRKEVKAGKVDVSLSKIVKFSPKVPKLMENEIWVQLMDSFSNHVLSQQSLLKLEIASVNTSGFSTEMFVDNNDGSYTCQYMAKDVRTYEMCVSFDGVNLMPCPFGVNVYGGEYFPKAYDDKISVWEDESIAFDVLANDYFAGHNASIIEFSKPNCGSLLQDGQFFRYTPYQNYYGNDSFMYTISDVNGNLAFATVSIYVLNIPPQFISFPSQLQATEDMISPRYGGFSGFEIRSSDPMENISVTLRADFGTLFLSPLLMQFWDPFWGKFLVKREDDEAKSLTLEGCVDVMNLALQSIQYLGNVNFSGNDTVRFSANNKNGINEIAVPAFVQSINDPPFINVPKFIILKGKEDKSLIFDKARDKFEFCVGDPDLLNFPGKKSHFIVAFSVEVNDGFLITSLPAELIDTTELKLINNYQWQPLQTYVTISKHFMVKAHGIRFRGTINDCNLVMQQLSYHGGENGAVLTLKVNDMGNYGCYADCTDNISMPLHVKATVNLIRKRPMSSLAVHTLGSVVIIEFLMVLSFGVVLLFFTCKCAILLVNERSSFKFQNSKQSTLRNFQKESSSADLSEKTTDLTGGCSRYLSIYHRTSSFRQR